Genomic DNA from Oncorhynchus clarkii lewisi isolate Uvic-CL-2024 chromosome 5, UVic_Ocla_1.0, whole genome shotgun sequence:
caccgactaccataccccgttcaaaagcaatcaaatcttttgtcttgcccattcaccttctgaatgtcacacatacacaatccatgtctcaattgtctcaaggcttaacatttcttcttcaacctgtctcctcccttcatctacactgattgaagtggaaaAAACATTATGAACAGACTATGTTTGATCCCATACTTGGGACTCtgactctattggttacacagacttttggcctcccatcctattctaaccacctcttgtCGGGTtagtattcatgttacctgatgaaattgctgtacaatatgaatcttgttgccatctaatgcacattcaaaagtcataaatcagcactgcagagctcttcctgtcctatgccgtgccttgattcatgtctggaaatgtgcatgtacaccgtggcccatctactgttgctagcctcaattctgacttgtgttctgatatctgcttcacttatttctgctctcgtaaaagcctgggttttctgcacgttaacactagaagtttattacctaaaatgtatcatttgaaagtgtgggttcacagctccaatcaaGATGTGTTGATCATTACggagacgtggttaaggaagactgttttgaatactgatgttaacctttctggttcgAACCTTTtccggcaagacagatcttccaaaggtgggggagtggcaatcttaaccaaggatcaccttcagtgctcggttgtctccaccaagtctgtccccaaacaatttgatatgctggttttaagcattaaactttcaaatagctctttgttgactgttgctgggtgctatcgtcctccatcagcaccagcctgtaccctacctgccctaagctctctcctggccccttacactaagtctgaatttgtcctgctaggtgacctaaactgggacatgcttaaaccacctgaccaagtcctaaagcaatgggactccctaaatctttctttAATGAGCAAGcgttccttcatgacctggcctctgtaaatgggtatagaatcagcttgatcccctctgtttaagacacttggaccttctttttaaaaatattttcagcAGTATTattaacaaacacacccccataaagaaaatgagaattaaaaacaggttcagcccctggttcgaccgggatcttgcagagttactctacctcaagaattgcatttggcgaaaggctcggcacacacatactcaggctgactggctatcgttcaggcaaatgagaaataagtgcactcaggctatccggaaggccaaagttagttactttaaaggagcagttctctctctgtgggtctaaccccaagaagttctggaaaacggttaaagacctggagaataaaccctcctcctcacagctgcccatgtcccttaatgttgatgatgtggttgttactgacaataAGCATaaggctgagctctttaatcaccactgaCCACATTAAGTCAGGATtactatttgactcagccatgcctccttgcaggtccaacatttcctcatctcccaccccttctaacgcgactagccccgatgctcctccctctttttcccctgccccgctacaaactTTTTCCCCacaggcggtcactgagtccgaggtgctaaaggagctccttaaacttgacctgggtcagatggtttagaccctttcttctttaaggttggtGCCCCTGTCATCAccaagcctgtctctcctctctggggaggttcccattgcttggaaggcagctacgtttcgtcctttatttaaagggggagatcaagctgatcctaccTGTTATATGCCTAATTCTATTTGCCCGGTTatcaagtgttggaaaaacttgtcaataatcaactgactcgctttcttgatgtctatagtattctctcgggtatgcaatctggtttccgtaTCAGGtgatggatgtgtcactgcaaccttaaaggtcctcaatgatgtcaccatttccCTTGaatctaagcaatgttgtgctgctatttttattgacttggccaaagattttgatacggtagaccattccattcttgtgggccggctaaggagtattggggtctccgaggggtctttggcctggtttgctaactacctctctcaaagagtgcagtgtataatgtcagaacatctgctgtctcagccagtGGCTGTCACCACGGGAGTACcacaaggctcgatcctaggccctaagctcttctcaatttacatcaacaacatagctcaggcactAGGGAGCCCTCTCATcaatttatatgcagatgatacagtcttatactcagctgacccttccccggattttgtgttaaatgcactacaacaaagctttcttagtgtccaacaagtgTTGGACACTAGtgttctctgcccttaaccttctGAACACCTctaaaacaaaggtaatgtggtttggtaagaagaatgcccctctccccaccggtgtgattactacctctgagggtttagagcttgaggtagtcacttcacacaagtacttgggagtatggctagacagtgcACTGTCCCTCtgtcagcacatatcaaagctgctggctaaagttaaatctagacttgatttcctctatcgtaatcgctcctctttcaccccagctgccaaactaatcctgattcagatgaccatcctaaccatgctagattacggagatgtaatttataaatcggcaggtaagggtgctctcgtgaggctagatgttctttaccattcggccatcagatttgccaccaatgctccttataggacacctcactgcactctatactcctctgtaaactggtcatctctgtatacccgtctcTGTAGACTCATTGGTCAatgtttatttataaaaccctcttagatAGGGGGAGGCCTGAGATatttactgcagccctcatccttcacatacaacacccgttctgccagtcgcatccctgggtcgctcctcttttcagttcgctgcagctagcgactggaacgagctgcaacaaacactcaaactcgacagttttatctcagtctcttcattcaaagactcaatcatggacactcttactgacagttgtggctgctttgcgtgatgtattgttgtctctaccttcttccccttgtgctgttgtctgtgccaaataatgcttgtaccatgttttgtgctgctaccatgttgtgctgctgccatgttgtgttgctgccatgttgttgtcatgttgctaccatgttgttgtcatgttgctaccatactgtgatgtcatgtgttgctgccatgctatgttcttgtcttaggtctcttttctgtagtgttgtgttgtctcttgtcgtgatgtgtgttttgtcctatatttttttaaatgtttaatcccagcccccgtccctgaAGGAATCTTTTTGCTTtttgctaggccgtcattgtaaataagaatttgttcttaaattacttttctagttaaataaaggtaaaaaaaaaaaaaaaagtgaactaAGGTCTACTATCTATTCCATATAAGACCACCAGGGGGCCACCACGTCTCACcagcttctccctccctccctctctccctccctccctcagtcctaCCAGCAGTATGCTCTCCCAGGACATCCATCGTATGGGCAGCACGGCCCGACCCTGGATGCGGTAGTAGTCTCCACTGTACAGGTTCCTGCTCATGCCAAAGTCAGCAATCTTGATGGTGTAGTTCTTCCCCACCAGACAGTTCCTCGTAGCCAGGTCTCTGTGGACAAAGTTAAGCGAGGAGAGGTACCTCATCCCTGAGGCAATCTGAGTGGCCATGTAGCGCAGGTCACTGTagctggagcagaggagaggcagagatggagagagagagagtcagcaccaggagaggtgaagagatatacaggattacacacacacccctgccccAGCCTCCATCCCCTTTTCCCTACCCGACAGTGGTTACGTTGCTGATGAGTGCTATCTGTCCCTCAGGTTCATGGCGGGACAGGAACTGGTTGAGGTCACCGTTCTCCATGTACTCTGTGATCATGCAGAGGGGGTCGCTGCAGATACACACGGCCAGCAGACGGATGATGTTGGGGTCCTTCAGACGTGACATGATCTTAATCTCCTTCAGGAAGTCATTCCTGATTATAACACAGAGGTCAGCGGTTAGAGGTCATTAGGGAGACTGAGAGCTTTGAATGATAAATAGGAATTaatcccaaaacacacacataaaacatgtGCTGGAAAAATCACTCAAAACATGTCTACGTTGTCAATACATTTGGGAGCAGCAGAGGCAGACATTCACTGTGTTCTCTAATCAGGAGTGTGCTTCCCCCTCACCTGGCGTTTTTGTTAGCATCTGCTCTGAGCATCTTAACAGCAACCAGTACTGGCTGGTTGTCACTGATGTTGAAGGAGAAATCCTCATCTATAAACTCCTTCATGCCCTCTGCCTCACACAAGTGGACCTGTAGGGAGACGGAACATGGAGACTCTGATCAACGCACTACTTCTAGTGGTCACTAACGATGGTTCTAAAGAGCCTGGAGACTCTGATCAACACAAGACATCTATCTAGTGGTCACTAACGATGGTTCTGACGATGGTTCTGAAGAGCCTGGAGACTCTGATCAACACAAGACATCTAGTGGTCACTAACGATGGTTCTGACAATGGTTCTGAAGAGCCTGGAGACTCTGATCAACACACGGCATCTAGTGGTCACTAACGATGGTTCTGAAGAGCCTGGAGACTCTGATCAACACACGACATCTAGTGGTCACTAACGATGGTTCTGAAGAGCCTGGAGACTCTGATCAACACACGACATCTAGTGGTCACTAACGATGGTTCTGAAGAGCCTGGAGACTCTGATCAACACACAACATCTAGTGTTCACTAATGATGGTTCTAACGATGGTTCTGAAGAGCCTGGAGACTCTGATTTACACACGACATCTAGTGTTCACTAATGATGGTTCTAAAGAGCCACAAAGGTTGTGCAAGCTTTTTCTTCAGCCTAAATCACCAGAATAATCTAATTAATGACCCTGATCAATATTGTGCATAAGAAATGAGTTGAATTAATGTAAATCAAACATGGCATTGATTACTATGTAATGTCCAGAGAGCACAAACCTCTCCAAACTGTCCCTCGCCCAGCTTCTCTTTGAAGGTGAGCAGTTTCCTGGGGAACTCTTCCACTGCCACGTCCTTCCCTGACAGCAGGTCCATGGTTAAAGCAGGGACCGCGTAAGTGTTGCCCCCGGTTACGCCCTGCAGGTTGACGATGTCTGCCTCGGCATAGTGAGGGACTCCGTCCTGGGCAACTGTTGCAATGGGAGCCTTGGAGGCTGTCACTGCTGTGCTGGTCAAAACTGATGCCAGAGAAAAAAGTTGAAGGTAGATTCAGCAATATGACATCATCATACACAATGGGGTGACTTCATGCTTCCAGAATGAGCAGACATGATCATTTTTCAACCTCCTTAATTCAACTCTCTCATGTCTTTTCTGGTCATTTAAACTCTGCCTTGTGTGTCTGGTCTACTCACCGGCATCCTTGGAGGTGTGGGAGAACTCAGGTAGCATGCGTATGAGTCGTGAGGGTTCCTGGTAGTCAGGGCCCAGGGGGAAGATACGCTCGTAGGTGGAGCTAGACTCCTGCTCGCTGGGTGCTGACGACGATGTCGGGTTGTTGTGGCTGTAGGCGAACGTCTCGCTCTGTAGTGACAGACTAGCAGTTAGTTCATCGTCCAGCATCCGCCGCGAGGCCTAGAATAAAGGATGCTGGGGTAAAGAGACACATCTGACCAGCCTTGATTGATCAACACGTGGTACTATTTATTTACCCAACTTTTAATCATATTTTACATTTCCGGATAGTAACAAACAGTCACAATAACTAACGTTCACAATTCAGAGAAATGGAGCATCAAAATGCTTTTTTGACTCAGGAAAAACtcatttgtatgtatgtgtgaccAGGTGGCATCTCTCACCTTCTCCAGCATCTTCTGCCAGACCTGCCTCCAGAGGATGATGACAATGATGGCGACAAGGATAAGAATGATGGCCACCAGGCAGACAATCAGAATTCTGGTGTTGCTGTCATCTATTTTGTGGGTGGGGTCATCCCCTGGGGAGGGGATAGAGGAAGACATAATTTGATTGGATTACATAATTAAAGCAGGAAATGCTTTGCATGAAATGCATTGCTCACGGGTGGGAGTATGTGTTACAGCTTGTGTTTGTGTGATGCATGTGGAGTGGGCACTGACCTGGTTGAGTGCTAGTGGGGGGGCTGCTGCCGGTCTTGGGGGGTGCCAGGGTAGTGTTGTACATGGCTGTGTCTGGAAGAGCAGAGACAAATGTGAATCACAACAAAGAACAGATAATAGTTTACAGATTCATATTGAAAGGGGTGTTCTCTATACATGAGCTGGAGGTGATCTGAGGTGTGTGTACCGGTACACATGTTTACCTGACTGGAAGGTGATTTCGCTAAACATCATCCAGGCTTCAGCAAAGTAGAACTGGCACTTGATTGCACTGGCCATATGATTGGCCAGAGAGATGGTGACGAAGCGGGCGCTGAGATTGACGTCATCCACCACGGGACTAAAGGAAAGGGGCGTGGCCTCCCAGTCAGCCTCAGAACGGAAGTAACAAACCACCTGGCGGAATGCCTTGACATGCTTCATGAACATGTTGTTACAGTGCACCTagaaacagagaaagatagagacagaaagagagaggggagagcaagagggGTATATGTTGTTACAGTGAAACAGGTTATTACAGTCAACCTGCAGGAAAAACGTTTTAGGGCGATGGAAATAGGGTCAAGCTGAAAGATTTGGAAATGCAATGCCTGTTATTTGGGAGGTGGTGAACACTTGAAATACCAGCTGGAGTAGCAAGAAATGGGActgccgagtggcgcagcggtctaaggcactgcatctcaatgctagaggcgtcactacagaccctggttcgattccagtctGTACCACAAcaggcacaattggcccagtgtcgtccggtttagggtttggctggggtaggccgtcattttaaataagaatttgttcttaactgacttacctagttaaataaataaataaaggttaaatttaaaaaaagaggTTGTCTGCCTCCCACACACCTTCATGGTGGTGAAATTGCGAGTGCGGTCAAACTCGAACATGATCTCCACGTATCCATTGGGAAAGCTCTCATTAGTCCATCCCACATAGTCGTAACCAGGCCACACATTGTAGACGTGGCTGTGGGTGAAGTCATCTAATCCACACATTCCATCAGTCAGCTGGCCTAGCCCCTCCGTCATACTGGGGATggagaaggaaaaggagagaggagatgaagatAGAGCTCAGTGTTGAAGTATTTTGAGGTAGTCAAAATACAAAGTAAAAATGTCTAGAAAACTTTGTTTCTGTGGTGAACAAGAGAGTCTGTGGCTGAACTATCCTTTTAAGGAGACCTGGCGACATGTAAACAACTACTTGACAACCTTGCTTGGCACACAATAATGACTAGTTTCATGTTTAattacaaatatttatttacaATGCTAAATATTTATTTTGTGAGGAGCAAGGTGGAGAGAAACTATTTCACTATGTGTTTGTTCAACCTCCCTCCACCCACCACTAGGTGGTAGCATCATATTATCCACCACCCTCAATATCCCATCTTGGCTGTGGTATCAAAACAGCCATTTTCTCTTCTTGGACTACTTTAACAGACTCAAActcagagagcgagaggagaaagaaagagagagagggagagcgacatCCTGACTACTATAGCAGAGACAAACTGATGGCAGTGTCATGGAGGATATTGTTCAGCACACAGTGACTCAAACACTAACACAGAACGGAAGGATACCCAAATAGTAATTTATGCTCCCAAGAAGTCAGGTTTAATTCCAAAGACACTTAATCAAACTCTCCCACGCGTTCATGGATCAGAAGCCATCCGTGGgtgtaattgtttgtgtgtgtgtgtgtgtgtgtgttcctaacacTCCATTGCATAACTGCACAGATAaaaatgacgtgtgtgtgtgtgtgtgtgcgtggcatAACCACAGTGATCCATGCCACGGTCTACATCCTGCCAGAACTATGGCAACCAGGCAACAACAGGGCCAGTGTGGAACCAAGGCTCAGAGGTTGGTGAAGGAAAGacaaaaggaggaggaggaataacagAGAATGAGGTTGGATGAACCGAGAAAGGAGGGATATATTGAGAGGCAGAATGAGAAGGAGGAAAAAAACAAGGACAAGGAGAGAAAGGAAAAGAGAAAAGAGGAGCAGCAAGATGACGAGGGAGGACGAGAAGGAAAAGGAGTTATGCACACCTACCTGTAGATGACGGCTCCATCATACACAGAGTCATTGAGGTGGACAGGCTGGCCCTCCAGACTCATCTGTTCTCCTGCTGGGGCGTTGTAGGACACCAGACCATCTGACATAGAGAGAGACTGcattagcccactgagctaaagcctaggcagcGAGTTTGCCCAACTCTGTCTGCCTATGGCTCAGAGCTCCTCCTCctatccctttctcctctccatctgtcttacCAAGCCACTCACAGCCGTAGAGCTCTACCCTCATGCAGACGTTCATGGAGTGGTCTGAGACGGGCATGAACCTCACGAAGCGGGCGATGATCGGAGGCTCCAGGTCCTTCAGCACAATGTCATATGCATTCCTGTTTCCCTCTATCACCTACAGCCATGAATCAATCAACCAATTAGCGTAAATAATAAGAAATAAATCACACATTCCAGTTCCCCTTAACCACCGGAGAGTGACGTCACAAATCACCAAAATTACCATTATCAATGTATTAACATTTTTATATCCCTGTCCTCCTTGTCAATCATTAATCATGTAAATCAATAATCAAAAACTGACTGATTACCTGTTTGCCCTGTCTGTTCCTCCAGGAAATCCAGCGGCTGCTGTCACGGCTATATTTAATCTTGTACATCTGGGCGAACTCGTTGCCGATGCCCCCTGCGTGGCGGCCCTGGGTGCCCACCAGGGTGATGAAGTGGAGGGAACGCAGGTCTATCTGGAGGAACTCCTTTAGACTGTCTGGTTCAACCGTTATCTCTGGACACCACGCACCATCACCCTCCTCAAAGTCTAACCTGAGGGTGGGAGATAAAGGGGTGGAGAGGATGGGACAGAAAGGAAGGGGtgaagagggtgggagagagaggaggggtggagaggggaggagagagggcaggagagggagagaacaggaataaaaaggagagtagagagaaagggaggcggtgaacacagatagagagaaagggaggagggaacagagagagagagatggcgggaaAGGGAAggtaaaagggagagagaggtcagtggaaATTGTGGTGGGTGGATGTCAGTTCATACAGTCTGTTAAACAAACACATTTGTCGTAAATTAATGTGAAAGTGTTCATGTAGGGTTGAACtggcaggggagaggggaggctAGCCAGAATAAAACTATGCTGTCCAGAACAGAACCTAGATTACATCAGTCTAAAAATGAGAGCAGGCCACCCATTCTCCAACAAGCACACATGTATAcgcaatcactctctctctgtttcttatttttctctctcgctctttccagGCTTAACCATGTGTTGTTTACACACAGGGAGCAGAAACTGATACCCAGTaaactgaaaacacacacacacaatcttgaAAACTGTCTGTGAGTGTATATGAATGTgcatgagtgtttgtgtgtgtagttgtggggGAGCCTGCAT
This window encodes:
- the LOC139409378 gene encoding discoidin domain-containing receptor 2-like isoform X4 encodes the protein MKCLWGGYFPLIILLYLLGDVTSQVNPGVCRYPLGMSGGQIQDEDISASSQWSESTAARYGRLDFEEGDGAWCPEITVEPDSLKEFLQIDLRSLHFITLVGTQGRHAGGIGNEFAQMYKIKYSRDSSRWISWRNRQGKQVIEGNRNAYDIVLKDLEPPIIARFVRFMPVSDHSMNVCMRVELYGCEWLDGLVSYNAPAGEQMSLEGQPVHLNDSVYDGAVIYSMTEGLGQLTDGMCGLDDFTHSHVYNVWPGYDYVGWTNESFPNGYVEIMFEFDRTRNFTTMKVHCNNMFMKHVKAFRQVVCYFRSEADWEATPLSFSPVVDDVNLSARFVTISLANHMASAIKCQFYFAEAWMMFSEITFQSDTAMYNTTLAPPKTGSSPPTSTQPDDSNTRILIVCLVAIILILVAIIVIILWRQVWQKMLEKSETFAYSHNNPTSSSAPSEQESSSTYERIFPLGPDYQEPSRLIRMLPEFSHTSKDAVLTSTAVTASKAPIATVAQDGVPHYAEADIVNLQGVTGGNTYAVPALTMDLLSGKDVAVEEFPRKLLTFKEKLGEGQFGEVHLCEAEGMKEFIDEDFSFNISDNQPVLVAVKMLRADANKNARNDFLKEIKIMSRLKDPNIIRLLAVCICSDPLCMITEYMENGDLNQFLSRHEPEGQIALISNVTTVGYSDLRYMATQIASGMRYLSSLNFVHRDLATRNCLVGKNYTIKIADFGMSRNLYSGDYYRIQGRAVLPIRWMSWESILLGKFTTASDVWAFGVTLWETLTFCKEQPYSQLTDEQVIENTGEFFRDQKRQIYLPQPVLCPDSLYEIMLCCWRRNTKERPSFQEIHRVLLESQA